Proteins found in one Cyprinus carpio isolate SPL01 chromosome B10, ASM1834038v1, whole genome shotgun sequence genomic segment:
- the rnft1 gene encoding E3 ubiquitin-protein ligase RNFT1 isoform X1: MKLRAQYDRGAYSESRRAFKLRDSPDPMQTDPSAQGGNGLSLTLQPELLARMPGAGSASRPETDEDVRVSIGSGRGATSRRPRAASHSHGHTHSHEHESDSSESDLESGESSSSLSELRYLLRWLKKSLPFIVILCAKLVIQHALGLAVAVGLFTTFMYVNKSIQTQVFLHDRRTKLHCVWLLLFLTSSSLLVFYTFHTQSLYRCLIFANATIDSQNFWEVLWSVGVTNFILKFFFMGLKCLILLIPSPLMTYRRRGQWYMLIEEMGQLYQVIAPVPLWFRYLVSYDEMDTSVGLTLGILLALVYLIMKLLALYGLSGSLQKQLRTFFSPEVNGAPAGPAQVREAGDICPICQADFKQPRVLVCQHIFCEECIAQWLNQERTCPLCRTVITDKVHKWKDGATSAYLQIY, encoded by the exons ATGAAACTCCGCGCGCAGTATGACAG aGGAGCATATAGCGAGTCCAGAAGAGCGTTTAAACTGAGGGATTCACCTGATCCGATGCAAACCGATCCGAGCGCGCAGGGAGGGAACGGGCTGTCATTAACCCTGCAGCCGGAGCTGCTCGCCCGAATGCCCGGCGCTGGAAGTGCCAGCAGGCCGGAAACAGACGAGGACGTCCGGGTTTCTATCGGCAGCGGACGCGGCGCGACGTCGCGGAGGCCGAGAGCAGCGAGTCACAGccacggacacacacacagccacgAGCACGAGTCAGACAGCAGCGAGTCTGACCTGGAATCCGGAGAATCCAGCAGCTCGTTATCGGAGCTGCGCTACCTCCTGCGCTGGCTCAAGAAGAGTCTTCCCTTCATAGTTATTCTCTGTGCGAAACTAGTAATCCAGCATGCCCTGG GTCTGGCTGTTGCAGTTGGTTTGTTTACCACCTTTATGTACGTCAACAAAAGCATTCAAACGCAAGTCTTTCTCCAC GACCGAAGGACAAAGTTGCATTGTGTCTGGCTCTTGCTGTTCCTCACATCCTCCAGTCTCCTTGTGTTCTACACTTTTCACACCCAGTCACTTTATCGCTG CCTCATTTTTGCCAACGCTACAATAGATTCTCAGAACTTCTGGGAGGTTTTATGGAGTGTCGGTGTTACTAACTTCATTCTGAAGTTTTTCTTCATGGGGCTCAAGTGTCTTATTCTCCTCATCCCCTCCCCGCTCATGACATACCGGCGAAGG GGTCAGTGGTACATGCTCATAGAGGAGATGGGTCAGTTGTATCAAGTGATCGCTCCTGTCCCGCTTTGGTTCCGCTATCTGGTCAGCTACGATGAGATGGACACCTCAGTGGGTCTGACTCTGGGAATCCTGCTAGCTTTGGTCTACCTCATAATGAAG CTTTTGGCCTTGTATGGACTGTCAGgatcattgcaaaaacaattacgGACCTTTTTCAGTCCTGAG GTGAACGGAGCTCCAGCCGGTCCTGCTCAGGTTAGAGAGGCAGGTGACATTTGTCCGATCTGTCAGGCTGATTTTAAGCAGCCTCGGGTCCTCGTGTGTCAG CATATCTTCTGTGAGGAGTGCATCGCCCAGTGGCTTAACCAGGAGAGAACCTGCCCTCTCTGCCGCACTGTCATCACAGACAAGGTGCATAAGTGGAAAGATGGTGCAACATCAGCTTATTTACAAATATACTGA
- the rnft1 gene encoding E3 ubiquitin-protein ligase RNFT1 isoform X2 translates to MKLEKIGAYSESRRAFKLRDSPDPMQTDPSAQGGNGLSLTLQPELLARMPGAGSASRPETDEDVRVSIGSGRGATSRRPRAASHSHGHTHSHEHESDSSESDLESGESSSSLSELRYLLRWLKKSLPFIVILCAKLVIQHALGLAVAVGLFTTFMYVNKSIQTQVFLHDRRTKLHCVWLLLFLTSSSLLVFYTFHTQSLYRCLIFANATIDSQNFWEVLWSVGVTNFILKFFFMGLKCLILLIPSPLMTYRRRGQWYMLIEEMGQLYQVIAPVPLWFRYLVSYDEMDTSVGLTLGILLALVYLIMKLLALYGLSGSLQKQLRTFFSPEVNGAPAGPAQVREAGDICPICQADFKQPRVLVCQHIFCEECIAQWLNQERTCPLCRTVITDKVHKWKDGATSAYLQIY, encoded by the exons ATGAAGcttgaaaaaat aGGAGCATATAGCGAGTCCAGAAGAGCGTTTAAACTGAGGGATTCACCTGATCCGATGCAAACCGATCCGAGCGCGCAGGGAGGGAACGGGCTGTCATTAACCCTGCAGCCGGAGCTGCTCGCCCGAATGCCCGGCGCTGGAAGTGCCAGCAGGCCGGAAACAGACGAGGACGTCCGGGTTTCTATCGGCAGCGGACGCGGCGCGACGTCGCGGAGGCCGAGAGCAGCGAGTCACAGccacggacacacacacagccacgAGCACGAGTCAGACAGCAGCGAGTCTGACCTGGAATCCGGAGAATCCAGCAGCTCGTTATCGGAGCTGCGCTACCTCCTGCGCTGGCTCAAGAAGAGTCTTCCCTTCATAGTTATTCTCTGTGCGAAACTAGTAATCCAGCATGCCCTGG GTCTGGCTGTTGCAGTTGGTTTGTTTACCACCTTTATGTACGTCAACAAAAGCATTCAAACGCAAGTCTTTCTCCAC GACCGAAGGACAAAGTTGCATTGTGTCTGGCTCTTGCTGTTCCTCACATCCTCCAGTCTCCTTGTGTTCTACACTTTTCACACCCAGTCACTTTATCGCTG CCTCATTTTTGCCAACGCTACAATAGATTCTCAGAACTTCTGGGAGGTTTTATGGAGTGTCGGTGTTACTAACTTCATTCTGAAGTTTTTCTTCATGGGGCTCAAGTGTCTTATTCTCCTCATCCCCTCCCCGCTCATGACATACCGGCGAAGG GGTCAGTGGTACATGCTCATAGAGGAGATGGGTCAGTTGTATCAAGTGATCGCTCCTGTCCCGCTTTGGTTCCGCTATCTGGTCAGCTACGATGAGATGGACACCTCAGTGGGTCTGACTCTGGGAATCCTGCTAGCTTTGGTCTACCTCATAATGAAG CTTTTGGCCTTGTATGGACTGTCAGgatcattgcaaaaacaattacgGACCTTTTTCAGTCCTGAG GTGAACGGAGCTCCAGCCGGTCCTGCTCAGGTTAGAGAGGCAGGTGACATTTGTCCGATCTGTCAGGCTGATTTTAAGCAGCCTCGGGTCCTCGTGTGTCAG CATATCTTCTGTGAGGAGTGCATCGCCCAGTGGCTTAACCAGGAGAGAACCTGCCCTCTCTGCCGCACTGTCATCACAGACAAGGTGCATAAGTGGAAAGATGGTGCAACATCAGCTTATTTACAAATATACTGA
- the rnft1 gene encoding E3 ubiquitin-protein ligase RNFT1 isoform X3: MQTDPSAQGGNGLSLTLQPELLARMPGAGSASRPETDEDVRVSIGSGRGATSRRPRAASHSHGHTHSHEHESDSSESDLESGESSSSLSELRYLLRWLKKSLPFIVILCAKLVIQHALGLAVAVGLFTTFMYVNKSIQTQVFLHDRRTKLHCVWLLLFLTSSSLLVFYTFHTQSLYRCLIFANATIDSQNFWEVLWSVGVTNFILKFFFMGLKCLILLIPSPLMTYRRRGQWYMLIEEMGQLYQVIAPVPLWFRYLVSYDEMDTSVGLTLGILLALVYLIMKLLALYGLSGSLQKQLRTFFSPEVNGAPAGPAQVREAGDICPICQADFKQPRVLVCQHIFCEECIAQWLNQERTCPLCRTVITDKVHKWKDGATSAYLQIY; the protein is encoded by the exons ATGCAAACCGATCCGAGCGCGCAGGGAGGGAACGGGCTGTCATTAACCCTGCAGCCGGAGCTGCTCGCCCGAATGCCCGGCGCTGGAAGTGCCAGCAGGCCGGAAACAGACGAGGACGTCCGGGTTTCTATCGGCAGCGGACGCGGCGCGACGTCGCGGAGGCCGAGAGCAGCGAGTCACAGccacggacacacacacagccacgAGCACGAGTCAGACAGCAGCGAGTCTGACCTGGAATCCGGAGAATCCAGCAGCTCGTTATCGGAGCTGCGCTACCTCCTGCGCTGGCTCAAGAAGAGTCTTCCCTTCATAGTTATTCTCTGTGCGAAACTAGTAATCCAGCATGCCCTGG GTCTGGCTGTTGCAGTTGGTTTGTTTACCACCTTTATGTACGTCAACAAAAGCATTCAAACGCAAGTCTTTCTCCAC GACCGAAGGACAAAGTTGCATTGTGTCTGGCTCTTGCTGTTCCTCACATCCTCCAGTCTCCTTGTGTTCTACACTTTTCACACCCAGTCACTTTATCGCTG CCTCATTTTTGCCAACGCTACAATAGATTCTCAGAACTTCTGGGAGGTTTTATGGAGTGTCGGTGTTACTAACTTCATTCTGAAGTTTTTCTTCATGGGGCTCAAGTGTCTTATTCTCCTCATCCCCTCCCCGCTCATGACATACCGGCGAAGG GGTCAGTGGTACATGCTCATAGAGGAGATGGGTCAGTTGTATCAAGTGATCGCTCCTGTCCCGCTTTGGTTCCGCTATCTGGTCAGCTACGATGAGATGGACACCTCAGTGGGTCTGACTCTGGGAATCCTGCTAGCTTTGGTCTACCTCATAATGAAG CTTTTGGCCTTGTATGGACTGTCAGgatcattgcaaaaacaattacgGACCTTTTTCAGTCCTGAG GTGAACGGAGCTCCAGCCGGTCCTGCTCAGGTTAGAGAGGCAGGTGACATTTGTCCGATCTGTCAGGCTGATTTTAAGCAGCCTCGGGTCCTCGTGTGTCAG CATATCTTCTGTGAGGAGTGCATCGCCCAGTGGCTTAACCAGGAGAGAACCTGCCCTCTCTGCCGCACTGTCATCACAGACAAGGTGCATAAGTGGAAAGATGGTGCAACATCAGCTTATTTACAAATATACTGA